In the genome of Saprospira sp. CCB-QB6, one region contains:
- a CDS encoding T9SS type A sorting domain-containing protein produces MFNQKLTTALFAVALLFSWNAAFAQVTVWGAGSADVHTDSVGRFASADGTLGSLGWTLTSAYTPQWEYTPTGASASLAAADTLFSPSWADGSAMFDGFYHYFNDTTATGDPKIQEAYLTSPVIDLSAYADSILTIEGYARTVALNEGFDGYTVEVSLDSGATWTILTDFSATTDLPTLGAFSNGVLFKEGFFSLNFTRPLREAAANQSLENCFIRFYYNDYAYFYGVDDISIKTNEPYSDIRLASISQVSDEGTTNLRLLEDTDNMFWGGTVDNIGSENIAGSTLSMYIEVLDPSGNVAVLDTLAITDAIPAYYVPDSSSTTLEGTINGWLPTVAGTYTVNQWVAYDQAPASGYTPNANDSMSTQFVVTEDMTLSKTFLDADGYPVTSGSGALLNEDAAGQLPGVMEWGSMYYIPNYAIDPATEDSLMIDSMSYMGYTPSSATIDPSLAGGLVSIATRIYEVADTDSTGLWTQDPASAFDPELILSGIGNDTVALVAGDSYQRRVNIVGLNSVYGVTLKPNTAYVATVIQSDVINGLRTANGEHRGMFISIAEAVDYTDNFVVQEDNSPSGLVRVSPTVLRTGYIGTSGLVGHRWYNIGYGLDAIPAISLNLATKFPVNVTQNPDVTTEFSIFPNPATEQITAKVELTEMNSNVQYIITDATGRMIINEQKNDLQSDVVTYDVSNLPAGVYFFSVRTAKGASSQKFVKQ; encoded by the coding sequence ATGTTTAACCAAAAACTTACTACAGCCTTATTTGCTGTAGCGTTGCTTTTCTCTTGGAATGCAGCGTTTGCACAAGTAACTGTTTGGGGAGCTGGATCCGCAGATGTGCACACAGATTCTGTTGGTCGTTTTGCTTCTGCAGATGGTACCTTAGGAAGCTTGGGCTGGACGCTCACAAGTGCTTACACTCCTCAATGGGAGTACACTCCTACTGGTGCGTCTGCTTCTTTAGCTGCAGCAGATACGCTATTTTCTCCTAGCTGGGCCGATGGTTCTGCTATGTTTGATGGGTTCTACCACTACTTTAATGACACCACTGCAACAGGGGATCCCAAGATACAAGAAGCATATTTGACAAGCCCTGTTATTGATCTTTCTGCTTACGCAGATTCTATCTTGACTATCGAAGGATATGCTAGAACTGTAGCACTTAACGAAGGCTTTGATGGCTATACCGTAGAGGTGTCTTTGGATAGTGGTGCAACTTGGACGATCTTGACAGATTTTTCTGCTACAACTGACTTGCCTACTCTTGGTGCGTTTAGCAATGGCGTTCTTTTCAAAGAAGGCTTTTTCTCTCTAAACTTTACCAGACCGTTACGTGAGGCTGCCGCTAACCAATCACTAGAAAACTGCTTCATTCGTTTTTACTACAATGACTATGCATATTTCTATGGTGTAGATGATATTTCAATCAAAACCAATGAACCTTACTCAGATATTCGCCTAGCATCTATCTCTCAAGTTTCTGATGAAGGAACAACAAACCTTCGTTTGCTTGAGGATACAGATAATATGTTTTGGGGTGGAACTGTAGACAATATCGGATCTGAAAATATTGCTGGTTCAACTTTGTCTATGTACATCGAAGTATTGGATCCTTCTGGTAACGTTGCCGTGCTAGACACGCTAGCCATTACAGATGCTATCCCTGCTTATTATGTACCTGATAGTAGCTCTACTACTCTAGAAGGAACAATTAACGGATGGTTGCCTACAGTTGCAGGTACTTATACTGTTAACCAATGGGTAGCTTACGATCAAGCACCTGCTAGCGGATATACTCCAAATGCAAATGACTCTATGTCTACTCAGTTTGTTGTAACTGAGGACATGACTCTATCTAAAACTTTCTTAGATGCTGATGGTTACCCTGTAACTAGCGGTAGTGGTGCACTTTTGAATGAAGATGCAGCTGGTCAACTTCCTGGTGTTATGGAATGGGGGTCTATGTACTATATCCCTAACTATGCCATCGACCCTGCTACAGAAGATTCACTAATGATCGACTCTATGTCTTATATGGGATACACTCCCTCTTCAGCCACTATTGACCCCAGCCTTGCTGGCGGTCTTGTGAGCATCGCTACACGTATTTATGAAGTAGCTGACACAGATAGCACTGGACTTTGGACGCAAGATCCAGCTAGCGCTTTTGATCCTGAACTTATCCTTAGCGGTATCGGTAATGATACTGTTGCACTTGTAGCTGGTGACTCTTATCAGCGTCGTGTAAATATCGTAGGACTTAACAGCGTATACGGTGTAACACTCAAGCCTAACACTGCTTATGTAGCTACTGTTATCCAATCAGATGTTATTAACGGTCTTAGAACAGCTAATGGCGAACATAGAGGTATGTTTATCTCTATTGCAGAAGCTGTAGACTACACAGATAACTTTGTCGTTCAAGAGGACAATAGCCCTTCAGGCCTTGTTAGAGTTTCTCCCACTGTTTTGCGCACTGGTTATATTGGAACAAGCGGACTAGTTGGTCACCGTTGGTACAACATCGGTTATGGTTTGGATGCAATTCCTGCTATCTCTTTGAACTTGGCTACTAAATTCCCTGTAAATGTAACTCAGAATCCTGATGTTACTACTGAATTTAGCATCTTCCCCAACCCTGCTACTGAGCAAATCACTGCTAAAGTAGAGTTGACTGAGATGAACAGCAATGTTCAATACATTATCACTGATGCAACTGGTCGTATGATCATCAACGAGCAAAAGAATGACCTTCAGTCTGATGTAGTAACTTACGATGTAAGCAACCTACCTGCTGGCGTTTACTTCTTCTCTGTTCGTACTGCTAAAGGTGCTAGCTCTCAGAAGTTTGTTAAGCAATAA
- a CDS encoding ABC transporter substrate-binding protein: MRYFLPFLALLLFACQGEAPTSSQEEAQTTSSIELRQAQGFKVKAIENGQYLVEIGEQRFCLYPRTLKISKRLENYQYLPYPLKRVVCKSSPAWAMIELLGEHKSVVGISDARDFKSHYVEILPELGREQLNYEALLLLSPELVVGYGAKADPKLADLNIPELRLKEYAEASPLAQMEWIRLFGLLFEKDEMAQNFVNERFAAYKELKQLAQKAQTRPSVLLGSQFGGGWYLAGGKSFMAQYLADAQANYLWKDLPGKEGVPLDFEAVLAKGQKADYWLNVGSYRSFEELRANNPRYALFQAFQQKKIYNYYGNVYCGTGRRNFFESGTIYPDEVLSDLIHIFHPELLPNWRLHYYYDWADDAF; the protein is encoded by the coding sequence ATGCGATACTTTCTCCCTTTTTTAGCCCTTTTGCTTTTTGCTTGCCAAGGAGAAGCACCAACTTCCAGTCAGGAAGAAGCGCAAACCACCTCTTCCATAGAGCTTCGGCAGGCCCAAGGGTTTAAGGTCAAGGCCATAGAAAATGGACAATATTTAGTAGAAATTGGCGAGCAGCGCTTTTGCCTTTATCCTAGGACGTTGAAAATTAGCAAAAGGCTGGAAAACTACCAGTATTTGCCCTATCCCCTAAAAAGAGTGGTCTGCAAAAGCAGTCCCGCCTGGGCCATGATCGAACTCCTCGGTGAGCATAAAAGCGTAGTGGGCATTTCTGATGCAAGAGATTTTAAAAGCCATTATGTTGAGATCCTCCCCGAATTGGGCCGAGAACAGCTTAATTATGAGGCTTTACTTTTACTATCGCCAGAGTTGGTGGTTGGTTATGGGGCCAAAGCTGACCCCAAACTAGCCGACCTAAATATTCCCGAGCTTCGCCTTAAAGAATATGCAGAAGCCTCTCCCCTCGCCCAGATGGAATGGATTCGCTTGTTTGGTCTACTCTTCGAAAAAGATGAGATGGCCCAAAATTTTGTAAATGAGCGCTTTGCCGCCTACAAAGAACTGAAACAGTTGGCCCAAAAGGCCCAAACACGGCCTTCAGTTTTGCTGGGTAGCCAGTTTGGCGGTGGCTGGTATTTGGCTGGAGGGAAAAGCTTTATGGCCCAATATCTAGCCGATGCACAAGCCAATTATCTCTGGAAAGACCTGCCAGGAAAAGAGGGCGTTCCCCTAGATTTTGAGGCCGTTTTGGCCAAAGGACAAAAGGCCGATTACTGGCTTAATGTGGGTAGTTACAGGAGCTTCGAGGAACTAAGGGCCAATAACCCCCGCTATGCCCTTTTCCAGGCCTTTCAGCAAAAAAAGATCTATAATTATTATGGCAATGTTTACTGTGGCACAGGTCGCCGCAACTTCTTCGAATCAGGCACTATTTATCCCGATGAAGTGCTTAGCGACCTGATCCATATTTTCCACCCAGAGCTTTTGCCCAATTGGCGGCTCCATTATTATTATGATTGGGCGGATGATGCATTTTAA
- a CDS encoding FecCD family ABC transporter permease, whose product MMHFNRFFSLFLALLLLFALSLALGSSPISISQLWQGLSLGPQSTEGLASIIWQLRLPRSLAAILAGAGLSVSGLLLQTFFRNPIAGPFVLGISSAAGLGAALWIMGGSLLGLSSFWAASRWGLLAAAASGAAFCLFILLLLAWRLGQRPAHLLLMGLMLGSFTNAFILFLQYFSPKEELQSFIFWSMGDLNRLGWSELALLTPLVFFALFLAFLLAQGLNIWLLGPIEARSLGLNNVRLRWKILLISSLLAGGITAFCGPISFVGMAVPHLARLILGSQRHQILLPFTALLGAVLLLACQILAQLPGLEQLLPINLISSLLGAPFLLFLLLSKPLD is encoded by the coding sequence ATGATGCATTTTAACCGATTTTTTTCGCTCTTCCTAGCCCTTCTGCTGCTCTTCGCCCTAAGTTTGGCGCTGGGCTCTAGCCCTATTTCCATTAGCCAATTGTGGCAAGGGCTTTCTCTTGGCCCTCAATCTACCGAAGGGCTGGCGAGCATCATTTGGCAGCTCCGCCTACCCCGAAGTCTGGCCGCCATTTTGGCCGGAGCGGGCTTGTCGGTCAGTGGACTTTTACTGCAAACTTTTTTCCGAAACCCTATTGCGGGCCCCTTTGTCTTGGGCATTAGTAGCGCAGCGGGACTAGGAGCTGCGCTCTGGATTATGGGCGGCAGCCTACTGGGCCTAAGTTCCTTTTGGGCCGCTAGCCGATGGGGACTTTTAGCGGCCGCAGCCAGCGGGGCCGCCTTTTGCCTCTTTATTTTGTTGCTTTTGGCTTGGCGCTTGGGCCAACGGCCCGCTCACCTCCTACTGATGGGCCTGATGCTAGGCAGTTTTACCAATGCTTTTATCCTTTTTCTCCAATATTTTAGCCCCAAAGAAGAACTACAATCTTTCATTTTTTGGAGCATGGGCGACCTCAACCGCCTAGGCTGGAGCGAGCTGGCCCTACTCACGCCTTTGGTCTTTTTTGCCCTCTTTTTAGCCTTTTTACTGGCACAAGGGCTCAATATTTGGCTCCTCGGCCCCATAGAAGCCCGCTCTCTAGGCCTAAATAATGTCCGTTTACGCTGGAAAATTTTACTTATTTCCTCTCTCTTAGCTGGCGGAATCACCGCCTTTTGTGGCCCCATTAGCTTTGTTGGAATGGCGGTCCCCCATTTGGCCCGATTGATTTTGGGCAGCCAACGCCATCAAATTTTACTGCCTTTTACAGCCCTCTTAGGAGCTGTTTTGCTGCTAGCCTGCCAAATTTTGGCCCAGCTTCCTGGCCTAGAGCAACTACTCCCCATCAATCTCATCAGCTCGCTTTTAGGCGCTCCCTTTCTGCTCTTTCTACTGCTTTCTAAACCTTTAGATTAG